TCTTGCTCAATACCCCAACTTCTGGGCACCTCTACAAGTTTAAGTACTACTGGAAAAGGGAACCTAAGGGTCCCTCCAGTAAGAAAAATAGACTCCAAAAATACCACTGACATATTGTTAGTATCAGACGGTAATGTACCGCCCTCCCCCTGTCAACAGACAGACAGGACTCCAGGTGGGCACTACAAGCCCACTGGAGCTGCCATTAGAAAGGAAATCTTTTCACCATCTAAGCCATGAACTCCAACCCTGCTGAACACCTGGCTCATGATGCAGAGGCAGCTGTTGGGGCCAGCTCTCAGCCAAGGTCCCCATAGAGGGCTGTGCAGAGGCAGGCCCATTCCTACCTTGAGGCGGAGGTCCTCAAGGCTGTGTGTCATGATGCCCTTCCGCACACTCCGGTCAGCACTGCTTACTCTGCAGGGCCGGGCCCTGGGGGCCTCCGGGCTGGGCTCTGACAGCAGCTTCTAAGTCACCACCGAGGTGCTGACTGCCACGTACCTGGAGGCCATATGGAGCATCAGAATGAGCTGTCTGATGCCTCCCAGCCCTCAGCGCACAGCAGGGTAACTTACTCTCCCAATCCTCCAGGCTGAGCTCATCATATTCCTCCTCCCCTACCACCCACCAAACCTGCTCTAGATAGTCTTCCTCAAAAGCCTGCTGGAttgctgcatctttttttttttttttaatatttatttatttatttattttggctgtgccaggtcttagttgcggcacgcgggatcttcgtagtggcatacgggatctttagttgcagcatgcggacttcttagttttggcatgtatgtggcatctagttccccgaccaggtatcgaacccatgccccctgcattgggagcgtggagtcttacccactggaccaccagggaagtctccggATCAGTGCATCTTAAACTTTAGTGGACACATCAGTCCCCTggtgatcttgttaaaatgcaggttctgattcagtaggtctgggtagGTTCTGAGATTTTATGTATGTAATGAGTTCCCAAGTGATATTGACACTGCTGGGTTTCAGACCATGACAAGTAGCCAATGATAGAAGACTACCCCACATTTGCCCAATTACCACTTTCCTCTCTTAGCCTCATTCTTCTCACCTGTAGTGTGAGACAAAGTGGCAAAGCTGAGGTCAATATAAGACAGTTTTGAACTCAGATACACGATGTAGAACAAAAGGAGTGCAGTGAACCTAgattttggagtcaggcagacccaAGTTCGAATCCTGGCTCCACTACCCATTTGCTAGGTGACTGAGAGAGCCCaccctgtgcctcggtttccccatctattAATTTGGCATAATAATCCCCACTTCCCAAAGTTgtggtgaggtttaaatgagatcaaTAATGAAAGCATCAAGCAGTATCTACCTCTTTCTACTCAATGTGTGATATGGGGGACTCGGGGGGGAGAGACAGCGGCATTAATATCTCCTGGGGGCTTGTGGGAGGGGCAAATCTTGGGTCCCactccagacctcctgaatcagcaCCTGCATTTGAACAAGACGCCCAGGTGACTTATGTGCCCATCGAAGTTCAAGAAGGTCTGCCCTACAGCTCACAGTAGCTCCCCTTCCCTTCCATGCTTGGCTCTCCTCACCTGGACAGGGACCTGGGGTAGAGAAGGCTGAGGGACTTCATGGCGTACTCCATCCCCGTCAGCTGGACAGTGTTGGGCCTGGGAAGGAAGCAGAGACAGCTCCttaggtggggatgggagggttCCCTCTCTCTTGTCTTTTGACACAGAGCAACCCCACCTCCATCCATCAAGCCTCTGCTCTGGTCTCCCCTggcaactcacacacacacctcccccagcccttcccctgTCCCACCCATGTACACCACCGTGACCAAGCTGGAGACCCCCTTAGTGCCCAGGCTCAGCCCTGCTCCGCAGCCGCTCCTCCCTCCCCGGCACCACTCACTCCATGTTTCTCTGACCCTGGCTCTGGTCACACTGATCAGGGTTCGCAAGTCGGGACTGAAGAGGCCCTGCCTGGTTAGTTCCTGTCCTGGGGGCAGAGTCCACTTTACGCTGGCAGGAGGCGAGTCACACCACCTTGCACTGCTGGGGACCTTCCCTGACCTGTTGCTCAGAGACCTCCCAGGCCAGGCAACCCAGCCTAAGCCTGCTCTCTCCAGTGGGTCCTTGAGCAATCTGAACCCCTCCTGAGGGTTCCTGCTGGCCAGAGACTCTCTACCATGATGGAACCGTTCTATATCCGTTCTCTCCAATACTGGAGCTGCTAGCCCCACATGGCGattgagcacttgaagtgtggcAGTACGACTGAGGagctggatttttatttttattgaatgttaACTAACTTAAATGTACACAGCCACTGTGGCTCAAGGCTGCTGGCAGCCATTCTGGGCACTAGCCGACGGCCCTGGGCTGACCTGCCAGCCCTTCTCTCCTGAGCCTGCTCGATATAGCTCCTGCAGGCCCCAAGCCCTCCTGCAGGCAGTTCCTCCGCCTGTAATGCCTCCCTTGGCCCAGGGCTAAACGTTTGCAGCCCTGAAGCCCAAGTTTCACTGTTTTCCACGGCTCGGAAAGCCTTCTTAGACGGCTCACAGAATTTCCCCTTCATCTttgcccttccttctttctcgCCAAGTGGGCCTCAGTGTCTGCTTCTGCCATAGCAGCCCCGCTCCTTGGGTGCCTCGCCCTGAGATGTTCTCCCTTTCCCAGCCCCCGTGCAGACAGGGCCTGCCTCAGAGCCAGGGGCTCAAGGAGTGCATGGAACGAAGCCCCCTCCCCAGTCTTTCCTTCTGACAGTGCAGGGGACGCCCCAGGCCAGCCTGTCTGTGAAAGCCCTCTCCCCCACTTAGCACTACCCACATCAGCTTGCTTCAGCCTCCCTCCTCACTCCCAATCACAAAACTCCACCCAGCCCCACCTCACCGGTTCTCTAGGAGCcagaaccaaaccaaaacaaaaaacccagaataagAAACTCCTTACCTCCTGCTTCCCAGCCTCCTAACCTTCCAATACTGCCCTGCTCAGCCCAGCCCtccctccattttatttccagctcccagggcagcccctcccctggcctccagccccagctggaAAAGAGCACAGGCACTGAGTGTGCAGCTCTCACCCTTGGGATGTCAAGCCAGCCTCACTTCCAGAAAAAGCCAgaaaggaggggtggaggcatgTTTCGAAAGATCTGGGGCAGGGTATGGCCCAGGACATGGTATTGGGCACAGAGGGCACAGGAAACAGGCAGGTGTGCATGGTGGTCCCAGCTCTACCCATGTTAGCTGTTGGAGTGTAGACAAGTTCCCTTAACCTCCTGAGCCCCAGTTTCTCTCACCTCTTCAACAGAGACAATGATTCCTGTCTTAATGATCCTGACAGAGGTAAGGAtttgtaataataaaagtaaagggCTTTGCAACAGAGATACTTAATAGATAGAAACAAATATTGGTGTTATtgataatataattatttaataatagcagataatttaataataataataaagactagCTGAAAcgtgtagtggttaagagtgtAAGatctatgacccagcagttctacatatacataatatttggagttatatatatatctccaagggaaatgaaaatctatgtccacacaaaaactcatACACGAGAAAGTTCATAGTATTATTCATAACCGgcaaaatgtagaaacaacccaaatgttcgtcaattgatgaatggataaaaaactgtggtatatccataaatggaatattatttgtcaaTCGAAAGGATCTATGCTACTACAGTACATGGACAAAcgttgaaaacattatgcaaagtgaaatcaCAAGGGATTTATTATGCAAACATTATGCAAAGCCAGTCACAAGAGATCACATACATACTTGTATCATTCCacttgtatgaaatgtccagaatagacaaaactataaagacaaaaaattaattagtGGTTGTTTAGAGGGGCTGGAGAGTGGAAGGGGAATGGGGACTGCTAGTGGGCATGGGGTTTCTTTCAGGGGAGCCCAAAAAAAGTTCTAATCTAGTAATCTAAACACAATCTACTTTGATGATTGTTCTAAGTCTATTTGGAGGTTGTACAACCCtgcaaatatactaaaaccatCGGATTGTACACCTAAGCGTGTGTGGTATATGGattatatctccataaagctgtttttaaaaaaaagagttcaacCTCACCTTTCTTTTAGAGTTGGGTTTTTCACACTactgcatcagaatcacatggaaggcttgttaaaaatTAGATTGCTGGCCTCCACCgcagagtttctgactcagtatgtctggggtggggcctaagAAAGTGTATTTCTAAGAGTTTCCAAGGTGATGCTGACACTGTGGCTACTTAGGGACCCTATTTTGAAAACCAGCAGTCTAGCACTAGCTGTGTGATGTAACTCATCTAAGCTTCAGTTGGATCTAACAAATGGGGATTAAAAATAGTTCCTACCCCACTGGgttgtcatgaagattaaatgagataatcgtGAAAAGTACTTGATATAAAGTTTAGTGCACCCTTCAGGCTCAATAAATAgctataatcatcatcatcatcatcatcctattACTTATGTCTAAATCCTTCCCTATAAAAGCTTTCAGGCAaccatcattcattcactcaacaaatacttattaggCACTTACCGTGTGCCAGCCCTCCTAGGGTCTGAGAATACAGCAGGAAACAACACAGCCTTGTCCCACACTTCAAGGAGCTGACATTCCTGGAGGAAGGGGGAACTCAGACCATGAACAAATATGCAAATAATCAAGATAATTTCAGATAATGATGTTCTGGGAAGAAAACAACACAAGGTGATATGATAGCAAATGGCTGGAGAGCTAGATTGGCCTGTGGGCTTAAGAAAGGACTCAGAGGTGAGCTTTCAGCTAAATCCTGACTGATGAGAAGTCAGTCTTTTCAAGACCTGGAGTGTCTtggtctgtttgggctgctatacaGAATACCATAAACTCACCAGTTTATGGTAAGCaacttatttctcatagttctggaggctgacaagtccaagatcaaggtgctggtagTTCTGGTCTCTGGTGAAGacattcttcctggttcacagagagctgttctctctctgtgtcctcacctggtagAAGGAGCAAGGGAGTCTCTCTGATAAGTACACTAATCCCACCACCCCCaaatcccacctccaaataccatcacattggggattaggtttcaacatacaaatgggggcaagggggggcggacacaaacattcagtctatagtgTTCCACCCGGGACTGGAATCCAGTCTTTTGAAGTCCTGGGACATTCAAGGCAAAGGAAACATCAGTGCAAAGGATTTGAGAAGAGAATGAGCAGGGTGAGGAGACAGGAACACAAATCACTAAACTTCAAGACAGACCAAGAGCCAGAAGAGAAGTACCAATACTTCAGGGAGGAAGTTCTGGGGAAAGGGTtggggccccctgccttggacaTTCAtgcctcaaatatttattgaacatccaaCATGTGCCTAGTGTCTCATGATAAGCCAATGGATGACTCAGAAGCAGTCTGACTCAGAAGCCCTGATGAACATCATGGaaatcacacacagaaaagaaaaagataagcacAAGCTAAAGCCAGAGAGTGTCTGTAGGGGATGGAGGAATGCTTGGTGAACCTGAGGATTCTTCACAGTGCTTAGGAGAAGAGGATGGTTTTGGCTCATTCATAATTTATGTATTCAgcaagcatttcttttttatttatttatttatttatttatttatttatttatttatttatggctgcgttgagtcttcgttgctgtgcgcgtgctttctctagttgcggtgagcaggggctactcttcgttgcggtgcacggacttctcattgcggtggcttctcatgttgtggagcacgggctctaggcacgcgggcttagtagttgtggcacacagactcagtagttgtggctcgcgggctctagagcgcaggctcagtagttgtggcgcacgggcttagttgctccgcagcatgtggggtcttccctggccagggatcgaacccatgtcccctgcaggcggattcttaaccactgcgccaccagagaagtcctgatGACTCGGTTCTTACCCCTCTCTTTGAGGCGCTCACCTCTAGTCTGGGAGGCAGATGTCTGAGCATGGTTCTCAAATGCTGAAATGCATAAAATCATTTGAGCACCTTGGAATAGAGACGGACTCTAGTTATGAAGCAAAATTgagaagccaaaaaagaaaagactatatATTCAACCTCATGAAAAAACTATTCTGCATGTTAAAATTGTAACACCATGAGTAAAGTCAAAAGACATacaataaataggaaaaatatatggCAACTAAAATTATAGACAAGaggtcatctctctctctctctctctctctgccatctgTATATAAATTAACAAGACCAACAATGCagtagataaatggacaaaggatacGAACACAGGTCAGggaaatgaaatacaaatgactCAAAGATACTTCAGTTTTTTCAGAtaacaattttgaaattttcttattttatgtatttttttatcgtggtaaaatgtacataacaaaATTAAcgatttttaagtatacagttcagtggcattaagtatattcatacagttgtgcaaccatcatcaccacattccttggcaaccactactctgctttctgcctctacctaacttctttttccttcatgGCCTTGACATTTCTTAAAAGTATAgtccagttattttgtagaatgtccctcaatttgagttTATCTGTCACCtcttcatgattagattcaggttaagtATTTTGGGCAAGAATATCACCTCAGTGCTGCTGTGTCCTCAATATTAGCAGGAGGCATAAGGAGTCAGTTTGTCTCACTCCTGGCCAAGTTAACTTGATTACTTAGTTAAGCGGGTGcgtgccaggtttctccactgtaaagttaccgTTTCTTCTTGCAAAGGTTAATCCGTGGGGAGATATTTTGAGACTTTGCGTGTGAAAGATGCACGCTCTTGGGAAAGTCACAGATCCCTTCCAGgcatcagtttctccatctgtgaagtgggaacaGAGACGTCTTAAACTCGAATTAGAGTTAAAGAAAGTGTAAGTGCTCGAGAGGCTGGAGTATCAGCTCCCGAccttggaaaaaagaaagacgTGCTAGTGCTTAATTTTCTGCACGCTCCAAAGACTGGGGAGAGACGAACAGGGCGGGGCCGAGAAGAAAAGCATGTGCGTATGTGTGCGCGTGCGCAGGGACGTGACTACAGAGTCGGTCCTCCGGAGACAGAGAGGCCGGAAGTCGTCCTCACAGAACCGCTCGGCTGTTGGGTGGGCGGAGCTGAGGTGGTGCGCGTAGGGTTGGCAGGCATGTTGGCGCTCTAATCGCTGCAGCTGGTCGGGGTGAGGGGctccagggctctgggcagggaagatGGCGTCTCGGGCAGGCCCGCGAGCGGCTGGCACCGACGGCAGCGACTTTCAGCACCGGGAACGCGTCGCCACGCACTACCAGATGAGGTATGAAGTGAGGCGAGGAGCTCGCAGGGCCTGGGACGCGACGCCGGCCCGGCCTCAGGGTCTTGCTCCCCAGCCCGTTCTCGCGCACCTGCCAAGTCCCCTCCTCCTGCGACGGCCCGGGGCCGGCCCCCAATCCCGGGAAGCCCCGTCGCTCCTGTGCGCTCCACGCCTTGATCCCGCTGTGCCTTGAGGGGTACGGCCCCGCCTGGGCTCCGGTGTCTCGGCGATGCTGGCCCCGCTCTCCGATCTCGGGAACCTGATTTCTaattgagcctcagtttgcttatcTGGCAAGGGAAAATTAATCTACCTTTTCGGTCTTGGTGATGAGTTAGTGAGCCAATAATCGCGTAAAGAGCGTAGCATAAGATCTAGCACGTAAGTCCGCCCAGTACGCGGTAGTTGTTATATTTTGGGTTGTTTTGGGGATCTGGACCTTGAAGTCCAGACTTTCTCTGCCTCAAATGAGTTTTATGAAACCCCCCACGTAAGGGATATTTCTACATTCGTTTATTCgttcaacaaatctttattgagcTTCTACCCATCAGGTATTGTGCTAGGCCCTGAGGGTAGAATAGCGAAAGCAGCCCTGGTCTTTGTATTCATGTTATAccttcaataaaaaagtttattgacaaacaaaactggtccctgccttcatggagcttgaaGTCTACAAGTGACTGattcccctcctgccccaccttTCTGCACTTtctataatgaatattttaaaaaataaaatttttttagagaTTTTCTTTACTTAAATCCATTGAAATTTCCCAGAATCTTTTCCACGTCTTAATGACAAGCTCTTTGAAACCTCACTTTATTCTTGTCCTTAGACCCTTGTCTAAAGGGCACCTCACAACTTAAGCCAGTGTTTTCATGCCTGTCTAGAGCAGAAACTCTGCTCTATGAAGGTGTGAAGGGGATATATTTAGGACCTGAGAGAAttcaaagaataagagaaaatatgctTACTTTAGATGAAAAATGTACTCTAGCTGGAGAAGTACGGGCAGCCTGAGTTGGTTTCCTTGCTGCCAATACCTCCTTCCATAGGCTATCCTCCTATGCTACAGTCAGAGttctcgttctttttttttttttttttttttttggccgcaccatggggcttgcaggaccttagttccccgactagggattgaacccgtggccttggcagtgaaagcccagatttctaaccactggaccgccagggaattccccagagttCTCTTTCTAAACACAGCCCTGAGTTATTCTTCTGTCTTTAAAGTGACTCAGTGATAGTCTTTGCAACTTCATATCCTGCTACTCCCCTCTCCACCACAATGTAGTCCTTCCACACCCAACCATTTGCGCTCCTGGAACACAAATGCTTATGCCTTTTTGCCTGCATGCTGTTACCTCTGCTTGGAATGTCCATCTCCACCCACGTCTCAGAGCCTAGCTCAGATAACACCCTTGTCCAGACAGCCTTCTCAGTCAACTCATCTCAATCAGAATTCATTACTCCTTCCTGTGATTCCATATATTTTGCAACATAGATTTACTAGAGTTTTCccagttcattttttaattaacttttttcttcctgtgtaCCTTGTTCCCAGCCTCCAGGCAGGAACTATACCTTATTCACGTCTGTTTCTCAGTGTCCAGTGTAGTTGCCTGACATAGAGTTGGTGGTCAGAAAATTTTGAATGAAAGGTACTTCTCCCTCTGCTCTGCCCCACAGTGTGACCCTCAAGTATGAAATCAAGAAGCTGATCTACGTGCATCTGGTCATATGGCTGCTGCTGGTTGCCAAGATGAGCGTGGGGCACCTGAGGCTCTTGTCGCATGATCAGGTGGCCATGCCCTATCAGTGGGAGTACCCCTATTTGCTGAGCATTGTgccctccctcttgggcctcctctccttcccccgcAACAACATTAGCTACCTGGTGCTCTCCATGATCAGCATGGGGCTCTTTTCCATCGCTCCCCTCATATATGGCAGCATGGAGATGTTCCCTGCTGCACAGCAGCTCTACCGCCATGGCAAGGCCTACCGCTTCCTCTTTGGTTTTTCTGCCGTCTCCGTCATGTATCTGGTGTTGGTGCTGGTGGTCCAAGTGCATGCCTGGCAGTTATACTACAGCAAGAAGCTCCTAGACTCTTGGTTCACCAGCACACAGGAGAAGAAGCGTAAATGAAGCCTGCTTGATGAACTACTGTGTGAGGTGAAGCCTGGGCCTCCCACCCAGTGGAGTGAGAGGGTAGAGGAGCTGTTCTAAAACCTCCTTCGGTGATTTTGGCAGCTGCGATGTTGGCAACTAGTGCAAACTAGGCCCAAGTTCTGCAAAGCCCCTTCTGTTGCAATCAGCTGGTAGCAAAACTATGTTTAATTTACTCCTGGTTGGTGGAACTGGGTGATCAGCAGCTGTGAAACAAATTTCAGCTGGTTGAAGTTGAGATCCTTCTGAGTTTTTCATCCTTGCCTCTTGGTCATTGTCTCCGCTTCCATCCATCACCCCTTAGCCACCGAGACTGAAGGAGATAGGGAATAAATCACATTCTACTTCAATCTATGAGTCATGCGGCAGGAAACATTTGAGAGGCTGCTCCCTTTGCAGGCTGTGGTCTCTACTGTGAAGCGTTTAATTaaaaaacctcaataaagttacaACTGCCTTGTCCCCCCTGTGCTTTGTGTTCGGCATCTGATAGAGTGTGAaaagtgtgttttttttgtttttttgtttttaatttttatttatttatttattttttgctgtgttgggtcttcgtttcgtgcgagggctttctctagttgcggcaggcgggggccactcttaatcgcggtgcgcgggcctctcactatcgtggcctctcttgttgcagagcacaggctccagacgcgcaggctcagtagttgtggctcacgggcccta
Above is a genomic segment from Eubalaena glacialis isolate mEubGla1 chromosome 7, mEubGla1.1.hap2.+ XY, whole genome shotgun sequence containing:
- the CIDEC gene encoding LOW QUALITY PROTEIN: lipid transferase CIDEC (The sequence of the model RefSeq protein was modified relative to this genomic sequence to represent the inferred CDS: substituted 1 base at 1 genomic stop codon), encoding MEPNTVQLTGMEYAMKSLSLLYPRSLSRYVAVSTSVVTXKLLSEPSPEAPRARPCRVSSADRSVRKGIMTHSLEDLRLKRSSPLGPLQHAGHRPRAARHLLLPAAAPGCHRGRAAPQEQSPIPHPNLSEDTAMKAQPRTRPGTPCSAGSTHKPGS
- the LOC133095558 gene encoding protein jagunal homolog 1 isoform X12, whose amino-acid sequence is MNTVSSARDWKYSSVSTVVPSSSSTRKKGLSASIRVSWTWRISVTLKYEIKKLIYVHLVIWLLLVAKMSVGHLRLLSHDQVAMPYQWEYPYLLSIVPSLLGLLSFPRNNISYLVLSMISMGLFSIAPLIYGSMEMFPAAQQLYRHGKAYRFLFGFSAVSVMYLVLVLVVQVHAWQLYYSKKLLDSWFTSTQEKKRK
- the LOC133095558 gene encoding protein jagunal homolog 1 isoform X13 — its product is MASRAGPRAAGTDGSDFQHRERVATHYQMSVTLKYEIKKLIYVHLVIWLLLVAKMSVGHLRLLSHDQVAMPYQWEYPYLLSIVPSLLGLLSFPRNNISYLVLSMISMGLFSIAPLIYGSMEMFPAAQQLYRHGKAYRFLFGFSAVSVMYLVLVLVVQVHAWQLYYSKKLLDSWFTSTQEKKRK